The Arctopsyche grandis isolate Sample6627 chromosome 7, ASM5162203v2, whole genome shotgun sequence genome includes a window with the following:
- the LOC143914917 gene encoding tRNA:m(4)X modification enzyme TRM13 homolog, producing MDRCNFYVLRKKRQCRMSVKPGAIYCGEHQPKTEAVDVTTETDGSLRMACPLDPKHTCFVSKLEKHLKVCNARKSDLPPYIKKNCNVSDTNVTNETTAQKRSLANVPMNKMVEIIYIVERLYAELVESNITSIVESEPHPSVRLELCNEKRGNNTIRHLQQTSSLLNIIESRKFLCDNTCFVEFGAGKGHVSYYLASVVSKLSKSSVLLIDKASHRHKQDNKLDKTIVAVNRIKADISDLVLSEIPLIKDSDKIVGISKHLCGVATDLTLQCLTKPEIVKKVTGITMAMCCHHRCQWTPYPGKMFLEENSIFQPEFDVICGLVSWATCGSGLRRLQQPEPKQHNQSKKMKFDSEHSDIDFGIKKSDVQKKKNTECSEDSNIDGDDSLDLANKNETISKRLGLSLSKRAELGFKAKAILDWGRISYLRKQGFDANLHFYVDKDVSLENVCIVANKI from the exons ATGGATCGCTGTAATTTTTACGTACTGAGAAAAAAACGTCAGTGTCGCATGAGTGTTAAACCTGGAGCTATTTATTGCGGAGAGCATCAGCCGAAAACTGAAGCCGTGGATGTGACTACAGAG acAGATGGTTCTCTCAGAATGGCTTGTCCTCTGGACCCTAAACA taCATGCTTTGTAAGTAAATTAGAAAAACATTTGAAAGTTTGCAATGCACGAAAGTCAGATTTACCTCCATATATCAAGAAAAACTGCAACGTGTCTGATACCAATGTAACCAATGAAACAACTGCACAAAAGAGGTCTCTCGCCAACGTTCCTATGAATAAAATGGTTGAAATTATTTACATTGTTGAAAGACTATATgcag AATTAGTTGAATCTAATATAACAAGTATTGTCGAGTCTGAGCCCCATCCTTCTGTCCGTTTGGAGTTATGCAATGAAAAACGTGGAAATAATACCATAAGACATCTGCAGCAAACTTCTTCattgttaaatattatagaatCCCGAAAATTTTTGTGTGACAATACCTGTTTTGTGGAATTTGGTGCTGGGAAAG gtCATGTTTCATATTATTTGGCTTCAGTTGTCAGCAAATTATCTAAATCTTCAGTATTATTAATAGATAAAGCCTCTCACAGGCACAAGCAAGACAATAAATTGGATAAAACAATTGTCGCTGTTAATAGAATCAAAGCGGATATTTCTGATTTAGTTTTATCTGAAATTCCTCTTATTAAAGATTCTGATAAAATTGTGGGAATTTCAAAACATCTTTGTGGTGTAGCCACTG ATTTAACCCTACAATGCCTTACAAAACCAGAAATTGTCAAAAAAGTTACTGGGATCACAATGGCAATGTGTTGCCATCATAGATGTCAATGGACGCCGTATCCAGGAAAAATGTTTTTAGAG GAAAATAGTATTTTTCAACCAGAGTTTGATGTTATTTGTGGCTTGGTTTCATGGGCAACATGTGGTTCTGGTTTACGCAGATTACAGCAGCCGGAACCTAAACAACACAATCAATCTAAAAAGATGAAATTTGATTCTGAACATAGTGATATTGACTTTGGCATCAAAAAAAGTGATGTCCAGAAAAAAAAGAATACAGAATGTTCTGAGGATTCAAATATCGATGGTGATGACTCGTTGGACTTagcaaataaaaatgaaacaatttcGAAACGTTTAGGATTATCACTATCGAAAAGAGCTGAATTAGGTTTCAAAGCAAAAGCCATTTTAGATTGGGGCAGAATATCCTACTTGAGAAAGCAGGGATTTGACgctaatttacatttttatgttGATAAAGATGTATCACTGGAGAACGTTTGCATAGTTGCTAATAAAATTTAA
- the LOC143914916 gene encoding centromere/kinetochore protein zw10-like — protein sequence MLKSSGCAGAATIARSIAADALEAVSSRYLRHRCTRLGLPGSDVLRRHRHRLLESGARDPNTLEAAEHLNAAAAACEWAEQAAEAVRLLERRKWHKAAALLHKLYQQLEQHQLQAIPSELTAAIRNSISLLRGKCLARVSGQWRERLSWTEESDHVRLRIDICDRENLHEILNALFVSNRIDVEVGRFAHFFLKSIAPTLILWESSVVVREITAALQLEVRRGPRRTGPKHLAAVLDNLVLFFDTVHSNVECMWEDGRTVFSILGQIASDDFFKLLIDDYLEQHALAEESSPAIDKFSSYLCEIGFVQEDSNPLSKYVANRYNSMHEKSRETLLSDARYLMKIDLQKDVVKICDGQIFQVHANEIKMLEKEAHDRNPLYYPFLMSQCCISSSAKQLLELIFNELARIYSYPLKYVSAAVQTVKDVLTLYYTFVPQFHGESLKANALDLALFYNNSFYLTHSVTGHIWNESFNKEFATYVNAQLCDQMYNIRLSAIIKFSLFMKNQQLDIEKAIIQSDLNRFEKSNCFKTAGKVAISDCLNTFKKLQYRWQNILSVDHYEKALAQLIDCLSKELVQCLMTVKEDVIGEDLANDLSALFSLILNSVPDLFNENTNLKSLSRHYSRLSELTWLLKCPMFTIANQWKESDQLSKLFSSEEIKHFIRITFPGSIQKSTILNTIQ from the exons ATGCTGAAGAGTTCGGGGTGTGCTGGAGCCGCGACGATAGCCCGTTCCATAGCTGCAGACGCCCTAGAAGCGGTTAGCTCACGCTACTTGCGACACCGTTGTACACGACTTGGACTACCCGGTTCAGATGTTCTCAGACGCCATCGTCATCGTCTCCTGGAATCGGGTGCTCGAGATCCGAATACCCTAGAAGCTGCTGAACATCTAAATGCTGCAGCTGCGGCTTGCGAATGGGCAGAACAAGCTGCCGAGGCTGTACGGCTACTTGAAAGACGAAAATGGCATAAAGCAGCCGCACTCTTACATAAACTTTATCAACAATTGGAGCAACATCAATTACAAGCCATACCTTCCGAGCTGACGGCTGCCATACGCAATTCAATAAGTCTTCTCCGAGGTAAATGCCTAGCTAGAGTCAGCGGCCAGTGGCGTGAAAGACTCTCCTGGACGGAAGAGTCAGATCATGTTCGACTGCGCATAGACATATGTGATCGAGAGAACCTTCACGAGATCCTAAACGCCCTTTTTGTATCCAATCGCATAGACGTTGAGGTAGGCCGGTTTGCACATTTCTTCCTCAAGTCTATCGCGCCGACTCTCATCCTCTGGGAAAGCAGTGTAGTAGTGCGAGAAATAACAGCTGCTCTTCAGCTCGAAGTGCGTCGGGGTCCTCGTCGTACTGGACCGAAACATCTCGCAGCAGTTCTAGATAATCTAGTGCTATTCTTCGACACCGTACACTCCAACGTAGAATGTATGTGGGAAGACGGCCGCACTGTATTTTCCATCTTGGGACAAATCGCCTCTGATGACTTCTTCAAACTGCTCATCGACGACTATTTAGAACAACATGCTTTGGCTGAGGAATCTTCCCCAGCAATAGACAAATTTTCTAGCTACTTATGTGAGATAGGATTCGTCCAAGAAGATTCTAATCCTTTATCGAAATATGTCGCGAACAGATACAACTCCATGCATGAAAAGTCCCGTGAAACACTACTATCCGATGCTAGATATCTCATGAAGATAGATCTACAAAAGGATGTTGTTAAAATTTGCGAcggtcaaatcttccaagttcACGCCAATGAAATCAAAATGTTAGAAAAGGAAGCACACGATAGAAATCCGCTCTACTATCCTTTCCTAATGTCACAATGTTGCATATCATCGAGTGCCAAACAGTTGTTGGAATTGATTTTTAACGAATTGGCTAGAATTTACAGTTATCCTTTGAAGTATGTCAGTGCAGCAGTACAAACTGTTAAAGATGTACtcacattgtattatacatttgtGCCACAATTTCACGGCGAATCTTTGAAAGCGAATGCATTAGATCTAG CCTTATTTTACAACAACAGTTTTTACTTAACGCATAGTGTAACAGGTCATATTTGGAACGAATCGTTTAATAAAGAATTTGCCACTTATGTGAATGCCCAATTATGTgatcaaatgtataatataagactgtcggctataattaaattttccttATTCATGAAGAACCAACAGTTAGATATAGAGAAAGCTATAATTCAATCGG aTTTAAACCGTTTCGAAAAATCGAATTGTTTCAAAACCGCTGGCAAGGTGGCCATATCTGATTGTTTGAACACTTTTAAAAAACTACAGTACCGTTGGCAAAATATATTATCGGTGGATCATTATGAAAAAGCATTAGCACAACTCATCGATTGTCTTTCAAAAGAACTTGTACAATGCCTGATGACAGTTAAGGAAGATGTGATCGGTGAAGATTTAGCGAACGATTTGTCAGCACTTTTCAGTTTAATACTGAACTCTGTACCAGATTTGTTTAAT gaaaatACAAACTTGAAATCTTTATCGAGACACTACAGTAGATTATCTGAATTAACCTGGCTTCTGAAGTGTCCAATGTTCACAATTGCAAATCAGTGGAAAGAATCTGACCAACTATCTAAACTCTTTTCGTCTGAAGAAATCAAACATTTTATAAGAATTACATTTCCTGGAAGCATACAAAAATCAACTATTCTAAatacaattcaataa
- the LOC143914439 gene encoding uncharacterized protein LOC143914439: MSNFGHSIILLQPAPYKLEDTQNNIFSTNFLQLLEEASTFFDSKINSLYTDRTKRKALYANHNTLPNFNINSNAKRTEWKIKPLPPRLKCRHIEIGDVSPSNTAHFVDALNSDAQSVQVDFDDGHCPTWKNQIQGFHNIIQVINGNLNGAPCNINTCPILMLRPRAWNIIEHNILVNGKEIPGAFLDFMVLIYHCGKKLASTGSGPFFYLSKVESASESKLWNEIFVWTQNKLDIPQGTIKACVLIENILSVFEAEEILYELKEHSLGLNCGIWDYIASILVKFGNRRNFILPDRMKYVSFDNQFLKSYLLTVIKICHKRGAPATGGMVASILKPGSDGNDEGSAKLISKIIDTKQKEIMAGVDGFLIYDIRLLPVISKLWKKQCGDMPNQLQVLPNAKISAKDLLTFPKGGIFLESLEHNIAVSVLFIYHWLSGVGHFFYNGQVEDSATAEISRCQVWQCLRHGVILEDTNKPITYILIDKLIEDFVSRASKTLCRSSNERKRLSAAKYMCKEIFISMYPPDFITTHLNDSHKFRTIHNKTLLNGIRSNL, translated from the exons ATGTCAAATTTTGGCCACAGTATAATTTTACTACAACCAGCTCCATACAAATTGGAAGATACacaaaataacatattttcCACAAATTTTCTTCAACTATTAGAAGAAGCTAGTACATTCTTcgattcaaaaattaattctcTTTACACCGATAGAACTAAGAGAAAGGCACTGTATGCTAATCACAATACTCTACCGAATTTCAACATCAACTCCAATGCAAAACGCACTGAATGGAAAATAAAACCATTGCCCCCAAGATTGAA ATGCAGACACATTGAAATAGGTGATGTTTCACCATCAAACACGGCCCATTTTGTGGACGCTTTAAACAGTGATGCTCAAAGTGTACAAGTGGATTTTGACGACGGACATTGTCCAACTTGGAAAAATCAAATACAAGGCTTTCACAATATTATTCAAGTAATAAATGGAAATTTGAATGGAGCACCGTGTAATATTAACACTTGTCCCATTTTGATGTTGCGGCCGAGAGCTTGGAATATAATTGAACATAACATTTtg gtcaatgGAAAAGAAATACCGGGTGCATTTTTAGACTTTATGGTTTTGATTTATCATTGTGGGAAAAAACTTGCAAGCACCGGAAGTGGTCCTTTCTTCTACTTGTCGAAAGTAGAATCGGCCTCCGAATCAAAGTTGTGGAATGAAATATTTGTGTGGACTCAAAATAAACTTGACATTCCACAAGGTACTATAAAAGCGTgtgttttaatagaaaatatattatccGTCTTCGAAGCTGAAGAAATATTGTACGAATTAAAAGAGCATTCCCTCGGATTGAATTGTGGAATTTGGGATTATATTGCTTCTATTCTTGTGAAATTTG GCAATCGTCGAAATTTCATTCTGCCAGATCGTATGAAGTATGTAAGTTTTGATAACCAATTTCTTAAATCGTATTTATTAACCGTTATAAAAATTTGCCATAAACGGGGAGCTCCAGCAACCGGCGGAATGGTGGCCTCTATACTCAAACCTGGAAGTGACGGCAATGATGAGGG cagTGCAAAATTAATCAGTAAAATAATAGACACTAAACAAAAAGAAATAATGGCAGGAGTTGATGGTTTTCTAATATATGATATTCGCTTATTACCTGTTATATCCAAa TTATGGAAAAAACAATGTGGCGATATGCCTAATCAACTACAAGTCTTACCCAATGCGAAAATCAGTGCAAAAGACCTTTTGACTTTTCCCAAAGGAGGAATATTCTTGGAGAGTCTTGAGCATAACATTGCGGTCTCAGTGTTGTTCATTTATCATTGGCTATCAGGCGTCGGACACTTTTTCTATAATGGTCAAGTAGAAGATTCTGCAACTGCAGAAATATCAAGGTGTCAAGTTTGGCAGTGCCTCAGACATGGC GTAATTTTGGAAGATACAAATAAACCTATTACATATATCTTAATTGACAAGCTGATAGAAGACTTTGTCTCTCGAGCTTCTAAAACCCTGTGCCGATCAAGCAATGAACGCAAAAGACTGAGTGCCGCTAAGTACATGTGCaaagaaatttttatttcaatgtatCCACCAGACTTCATCACAACTCATTTGAATGATAGTCACAAATTCAGAACAATCCATAACAAAACCCTCTTGAATGGTATTCGCAGTAATTTgtaa
- the LOC143914440 gene encoding AN1-type zinc finger protein 2A-like, protein MEFPHLGDNCSHSSCNQLDFLPMKCDSCLKNYCANHFRYEHHQCDGARKRDLQVPTCPLCSAPVPGKRGEAPDIAVSEHIDNDCQADPAKQRRNKIFTNRCTLKGCKNKEMVPLICAECSSNFCFRHRHSADHQCIGKVAAIKMRSEEAALSRMKAKQTTPLKRIQNTAISNTGLSPQIMFNEVQGTMSEDEALAHALALSLQTESQDSRNNSPSRRNPTVNQTQRVGGESSGRCIVS, encoded by the exons ATGGAATTTCCGCACCTAGGAGACAATTGTTCGCATTCATCGTGCAATCAGCtcg ACTTTTTGCCGATGAAGTGTGATTCATGTCTCAAGAATTATTG tgCTAACCACTTTCGATATGAACACCATCAATGTGATGGAGCGCGCAAAAGGGACCTTCAAGTTCCAACATGTCCACTTTGTTCAGCTCCAGTTCCTGGAAAACGAGGCGAAGCACCAGATATTGCCGTATCGGAGCATATAGATAATGATTGTCAGGCTGATCCTGCTAAACAACGAAGAAATAAA ATTTTCACTAATAGGTGTACACTTAAAGGATGCAAAAATAAAGAGATGGTGCCCCTTATTTGCGCAGAATGTTCATCCAATTTTTGTTTTCGACATCGACACAGTGCTGATCATCAGTGTATAGGAAAAGTAGCTGCAATCAAGATGAGATCTGA AGAAGCAGCATTATCAAGAATGAAAGCCAAACAAACTACGCCTTTAAAGAGAATCCAAAATACTGCAATCTCAAATACAGGCTTAAGCCCACAGATTATGTTCAACGAAGTTCAAGGAACTATG tcGGAAGATGAAGCTTTGGCTCATGCACTTGCTCTTTCGCTTCAAACCGAGTCGCAAGATTCAAGAAATAATTCGCCTTCTCGACGAAATCCAACTGTAAATCAAACTCAACGAGTTGGAGGAGAAAGCAGCGGAAGATGCATAGTTTCGTAA
- the LOC143914198 gene encoding E3 ubiquitin ligase Rnf121 yields the protein MDLHQPVDPNKTFEELTAEEKMRFEHQKLHQQHKGHEAMHMEMVIILILTMVLAQIALVEWKRRHYRSYSLTTMIAMWIIPVGLSLKNQWWRFIIIWAIFTSITAWIGKRAMQKPVAGTTPRLVYKWFYFLYKLSCVLGIIGYIIMMATFLGLNVIFDKKPHVWMDVGLVFLFYGLYYGVLGRDISEICADKMAAHVGYYMPQGMPTRHLDNNVCAVCGNPLLVAAGEEGVIENTYKLTCGHVFHEFCIRGWCIIGKKQTCPYCKEKVDLKRMFNNPWERPHILYGQFLDWLRLLVAWQPLILSAVQGINWLLGLE from the exons ATGGATCTCCACCAACCAGTCGACCCTAACAAG acgtTCGAAGAGTTGACTGCTGAAGAAAAAATGAG ATTTGAACACCAAAAATTACATCAACAACATAAAGGCCATGAAGCGATGCATATGGAAATGgttattatacttattttaacCATGGTTTTAGCACAAATAGCCTTAGTTGAATGGAAAAGACGACATTATAGATCATATTCG CTCACTACTATGATTGCTATGTGGATAATACCTGTTGGATTATCCCTAAAAAATCAATGGTGGAGATTTATAATTATATGGGCAATTTTCACTTCCATTACGGCATGGATTGGGAAAAGAGCCATGCAAAAACCTGTCGCTGGAACCACACCTAG attagtttacaaatggttttatttcttatataaacTGAGTTGTGTTCTTGGTATTATTGGCTACATTATAATGATGGCCACATTTTTGGGACTGAATGTTATTTTTGACAAAAAGCCACACGTTTGGATGGATGTGGGActggtgtttttattttacggACTCTACTATGGCGTTCTAGGAAGAGATATTTCTGAAATATGCGCTGATAAAATGGCTGCTCACGTTGGG TATTACATGCCACAAGGTATGCCCACCAGACATTTGGATAATAATGTGTGTGCAGTTTGTGGCAATCCACTTTTAGTCGCTGCTGGTGAAGAAGGTGTCATTG AGAACACGTACAAATTAACCTGTGGACATGTATTTCACGAATTTTGCATCCGAGGGTGGTGTATCATCGGAAAGAAGCAAACTTGTCCGTATTGCAAAGAGAAGGTAGATTTGAAGAGGATGTTCAATAATCC ATGGGAGAGACCGCATATTCTCTACGGCCAATTCTTGGATTGGCTAAGACTACTTGTAGCGTGGCAACCACTCATTCTTTCTGCAGTTCAAGGAATCAATTGGCTATTAGGCCTagaataa